A region from the Candidatus Methylomirabilota bacterium genome encodes:
- a CDS encoding marine proteobacterial sortase target protein, with product MRRLRNGALLVLLIVVMALPAGPAAGQGGDAGARPRRVTEGTLLWRTAGQQTPGPAPVLDTDVEMRVTGMVLRATVRHEFLNPSSEWAEGLYVFPLPDDAAVDHLRMRVGERLIEGVIQERAAAKTTYEHAKQEGKRASLVEQERPNIFTTSIANIPPGAAIVVEIEYQQAVRYDAGQFRLRFPMVVGPRYIPGVPAPTDGGPGWAADTDAVPDASRITPPVQRPDRGPINPVSLRIELDAGVPLAGLESPYHRIHTTPLSAGRYEITLDQFSVPADRDFELVWQPVAGAAPAAVLLTESKGDEVYALLMVMPPGPTVLERRLPREAIFVIDTSGSMEGASIEQAKAALKLALTRLGPTDTFNVVRFNHQTDRLFPGARPASPQNVREAERYVDRIRAQGGTEMLPALLSALDGQEESGRLRQVIFLTDGAVGNEGQLFEAIRERLGGSRLFTIGIGSAPNSHFMREAARLGRGTFTYIGSPAEVQQKMIALFRKLESPALTDVRLDLASIDAEVLPARIPDLYLGEPVLVALKARTLPSHAVLHGRFGASEWEHELALHRAADGAGLSVQWARAKIAELMDQRRAGAPDDDIRHAVIAVALTHHLVSAYTSLVAVDVTPVRPPDARLHPHALKTSLPAGWDYHAVFGLGQGASAGPLHVVLGLGALLLATALGICRRLDLTFARPRRAGMRGRALRVAIVTVLVGLGVGQLGQGAWISLKARAAQHLLQRAWARTLAGEPEAKPWPWADTWPVARLQAPAHGVDLIVLAGVSGRTLAFGPGHAPGSPPPGLPGVAIVTGHRDTHFRFLKRVQPGDEILVEAPGRPRSRFRVREVTVVHSGSAVIRSGDGPAALVLLTCYPFDAVRPGGPLRYVVTADASAEKSE from the coding sequence ATGAGACGTCTCCGGAACGGTGCCCTGCTGGTGCTCCTGATCGTCGTCATGGCCCTGCCCGCGGGCCCGGCCGCGGGCCAGGGCGGGGACGCGGGCGCGCGTCCCCGTCGCGTCACCGAAGGCACGCTGCTCTGGCGGACGGCCGGGCAGCAGACGCCCGGCCCGGCGCCGGTGCTGGACACAGACGTCGAGATGCGCGTCACCGGGATGGTCCTGCGCGCCACGGTCCGCCACGAGTTCCTCAATCCCAGCAGCGAGTGGGCCGAGGGTCTGTACGTCTTCCCGCTGCCGGACGACGCCGCCGTGGACCACCTGCGCATGCGGGTCGGCGAGCGGCTCATCGAAGGGGTCATCCAGGAGCGCGCGGCGGCCAAGACGACCTACGAGCACGCCAAGCAGGAGGGCAAACGCGCGAGCCTCGTCGAGCAGGAGCGGCCGAACATCTTCACCACCTCGATCGCCAACATCCCACCCGGCGCGGCGATCGTGGTCGAGATCGAATACCAGCAGGCCGTCCGCTACGACGCCGGGCAGTTCCGGCTGCGCTTCCCGATGGTCGTGGGCCCCCGCTACATCCCGGGGGTGCCGGCGCCGACGGACGGTGGTCCGGGATGGGCGGCGGACACGGACGCCGTGCCGGACGCCTCGCGGATCACTCCGCCGGTCCAGCGCCCGGACCGAGGGCCGATCAACCCGGTCAGCCTGCGCATCGAGCTCGACGCCGGCGTGCCGCTGGCGGGGCTCGAATCCCCCTATCACCGGATCCACACGACCCCGCTGAGCGCCGGTCGGTACGAGATCACGCTCGATCAGTTCAGCGTCCCCGCCGATCGGGACTTCGAGCTGGTGTGGCAGCCCGTGGCGGGGGCGGCGCCGGCGGCCGTCCTGCTCACAGAGTCCAAGGGCGACGAGGTGTACGCGCTGTTGATGGTGATGCCGCCGGGGCCGACCGTCCTCGAGCGGCGGCTGCCGCGCGAGGCGATCTTCGTCATCGACACCTCGGGCTCGATGGAGGGCGCGTCCATCGAGCAGGCCAAGGCCGCGCTGAAGCTCGCGCTGACACGGCTCGGGCCCACGGACACCTTCAACGTCGTGCGCTTCAACCACCAGACCGATCGCCTGTTCCCGGGCGCCCGGCCCGCGAGCCCGCAGAACGTGCGGGAGGCGGAACGGTACGTGGACCGCATCCGGGCCCAGGGCGGAACCGAGATGCTGCCGGCCCTCCTGAGCGCGCTCGACGGCCAGGAGGAGTCCGGCCGGCTGCGCCAGGTCATCTTCCTGACGGACGGCGCGGTCGGCAACGAGGGGCAGCTCTTCGAGGCCATCCGGGAGCGCTTGGGGGGAAGCCGCCTGTTCACCATCGGCATCGGCTCCGCCCCCAACAGCCACTTCATGCGGGAGGCCGCCCGGCTGGGCCGCGGGACGTTCACCTACATCGGCAGCCCGGCCGAGGTGCAGCAGAAGATGATCGCGCTCTTCCGAAAGCTGGAGTCGCCGGCGCTGACCGACGTGCGCCTCGACCTTGCCAGCATCGACGCCGAGGTCCTGCCCGCTCGGATTCCCGACCTCTACCTCGGCGAGCCGGTGCTGGTCGCCCTCAAGGCCCGGACGTTGCCGTCACACGCGGTGCTGCATGGCCGCTTCGGAGCGAGTGAGTGGGAGCACGAGCTGGCGCTCCACCGGGCGGCCGACGGCGCGGGACTGTCGGTGCAGTGGGCGCGGGCGAAGATCGCCGAGCTCATGGACCAGCGACGCGCCGGCGCGCCGGACGACGACATCCGACACGCCGTGATCGCCGTCGCCCTCACCCATCATCTGGTCAGCGCTTACACCAGTCTCGTCGCGGTCGACGTCACCCCCGTCCGGCCCCCAGACGCGCGCCTCCACCCGCACGCGCTCAAGACCAGCCTTCCGGCCGGGTGGGACTACCACGCGGTCTTCGGGTTGGGTCAGGGGGCGAGCGCCGGACCGCTCCACGTCGTGCTCGGCCTTGGCGCGCTGCTGCTCGCGACCGCGCTCGGCATCTGTCGGCGGCTCGACCTCACGTTCGCCCGGCCGAGACGGGCCGGCATGCGAGGTAGGGCGCTTCGCGTCGCGATCGTGACCGTCCTGGTCGGGCTCGGGGTCGGGCAGCTCGGCCAGGGCGCGTGGATCTCCCTCAAGGCCCGGGCGGCCCAGCACCTGCTGCAGCGGGCGTGGGCGCGGACACTCGCGGGCGAGCCGGAGGCAAAGCCCTGGCCCTGGGCCGACACGTGGCCGGTGGCGAGGTTGCAGGCGCCGGCCCACGGCGTCGATCTCATCGTCCTGGCCGGCGTGAGCGGCCGCACGCTGGCGTTCGGGCCCGGCCACGCGCCGGGCAGCCCCCCGCCGGGTCTGCCCGGCGTGGCGATCGTGACGGGACACCGCGATACCCACTTCCGCTTTCTCAAACGCGTGCAGCCGGGCGACGAGATCCTCGTGGAGGCGCCGGGCCGTCCCCGCTCACGGTTTCGCGTGCGAGAGGTGACGGTGGTTCACTCGGGCTCCGCTGTCATCCGGAGCGGAGATGGCCCGGCCGCCCTGGTGTTGCTGACCTGCTACCCGTTCGACGCCGTCAGACCCGGAGGCCCGCTGCGCTACGTGGTGACGGCGGACGCATCGGCCGAAAAGAGCGAGTGA
- a CDS encoding OmpA family protein, translating to MVDTGQQATGIASGKGLVALLVGVLLMVVAGTVAAYWARSKGAEAAKPRAVAAAPAGAPTTAPAAAPAASRAVATAPRGAEVTHADVYFDFKSTRLRADAVRLLEEKAALMDRADTWAVLVQGYADRQGPPEYNKGLARRRAEAVKQFLVELGVPEASVKVVTIGQDGSVCDELRPECQRLNRRVHLEIRKLARASAAPARAVTAHDEKLDRGSNGAALP from the coding sequence ATGGTCGACACCGGGCAACAGGCAACAGGGATCGCGAGTGGGAAGGGGCTGGTGGCGCTGCTCGTCGGGGTTCTCCTGATGGTCGTCGCCGGCACGGTGGCAGCGTACTGGGCCCGTTCGAAGGGCGCGGAGGCCGCCAAGCCGCGCGCCGTCGCGGCCGCCCCCGCCGGGGCGCCGACGACCGCCCCGGCCGCGGCGCCGGCCGCCTCCCGGGCCGTGGCGACGGCGCCGAGGGGCGCCGAGGTCACGCACGCCGACGTCTACTTCGACTTCAAGAGCACCCGGCTCCGGGCCGACGCGGTCCGTCTGCTCGAGGAAAAGGCTGCGCTCATGGACCGAGCCGATACCTGGGCGGTGCTCGTGCAGGGCTACGCCGACCGTCAGGGGCCGCCCGAGTACAACAAGGGGTTGGCCAGGCGCCGCGCCGAGGCGGTCAAGCAGTTCCTGGTCGAGCTGGGCGTCCCCGAGGCCTCGGTCAAGGTCGTCACCATCGGCCAGGATGGCTCCGTGTGCGACGAGCTCCGCCCCGAGTGCCAGCGGCTCAACCGACGGGTGCACCTCGAGATCCGGAAGCTCGCCCGCGCGTCGGCCGCGCCTGCCCGGGCGGTGACCGCGCACGACGAGAAGCTCGACCGGGGCTCGAACGGCGCCGCTCTCCCCTGA